The Alnus glutinosa chromosome 1, dhAlnGlut1.1, whole genome shotgun sequence region GGTATTGGTGATGCTCCAATGGCAGTATCTAGATGGCTTAAACTTATTAAGACAAGTTTCTGGTAGTTCAAGAAAAGCTTTTGTAGCTCAGAATTTTGGAAGACTAAACCTTCATGTCATCCAAAGGACTCTAAACACATTTAGGTGCATCCATCAACTCGTACAAGACTACTCTGAAGCTCTCTCTCGCTAGCAAGTCAAGCAATgtatcttacttatcaaaaaaatagtcGAGCAATGCATCTCATGTCCGTCTGTGGAAAACAAAAGAGGGAGCATGGAAGTTGCCATGATGTCTTCTTGCAGTTAGTTTTTCAGCTACATTCAAATTCTGGAATTTCAGCTTTGGATAAATACAAACCTGTTCAAACGTGTCATTCACAAGCAATCTTGGTGTCAAAGCTGCTAAGGCAGATTGCAAATGCCTGGAATGCAGATATAGGATACCGGTAATCCATGGTAAACAAGTCCTTCCCTACTTTCCCAAACTGGAGGATGATCTTCTCATGTTGTGGTCCAGCCGGACCATTTTCTGGAGAAGCTACCAATTGAAAGTTTTTCACTGAAGCAACTGTCACCCGCCCATGAAAGTTCAAACACCAACACTGGAGCTGCTCATGCCACCTGGGAGCCTTGTTTCTTAATACTAGAACTCCATCTTTCTGACTGGCCAATGGTCCAGATACAAAATTCTCCACACGACTTGATTTTGATCGGAAAAAAGGCAGCGATGGAAAGAAATCTATATTGCTAACAGAAAACTCAGTCTGTGTAGGAGCAACTCCTCCGGGTTCAATTGCAGATGCGGGAATGGCATCCATGCTACACTGCATTCTCCTAGGACCCCTGCTACTTATGTTATACAAAATCCATAAGTATCTGCATGTTTGTTTATGAAAGTATGCAATTCCAAAAATTGGGAAAAAGCAGAGGAAAATCTCGTCGACTATATCTATTATTTCTTCAGCAAAGACAATATCTCCAAGTAGCTACAAAAGCTTTATTCTTACCTTGAACCCAACACATTAAGTTCATATGAGATGCGAGCTACTGGATAGTTGCCAGCTGGGACCCTTGGTGAAATTTGTTTTGAATTCACTAGTCTAGTGGAGCGACTTTTCGTTATTTTGGCTCCCGCATGAGGTGGCTGACCATCAAAGATTGTGAACTTTGTTCCCAAAAAGTTTGATCTAgccaaagaaacaaaagaaaatatatgtattaatAGTTGAGCCCGTGAGTGAACAAAAAAACAGGTCACATCATATGCCTCTAAAAGCATACCTGAGTTTTCCAATGTAGGTGCCACTCCCCTTTGACATATCATCAGCATCTAGAGAAATTATATAACCTGTGCAGGTGGGGCGTCTCCACTTGCGTGCAGCAAGAAGGAATTTTCCATCATCAGAAAGGGCTGCAATGAAGACCGAAAT contains the following coding sequences:
- the LOC133881283 gene encoding tubby-like F-box protein 3 isoform X2, whose protein sequence is MAIIRSIIQDMRSRSERAVQDRAVEAVSDGLSQSCWANMPQELLREVLVRIEASESAWPPRKSVAACAGVCRSWREITREIVKAPEVSGKLTFPISVKQPGPRDSLLQCFIKRNRSTQTYFLYLSLTNALSDDGKFLLAARKWRRPTCTGYIISLDADDMSKGSGTYIGKLRSNFLGTKFTIFDGQPPHAGAKITKSRSTRLVNSKQISPRVPAGNYPVARISYELNVLGSSRGPRRMQCSMDAIPASAIEPGGVAPTQTEFSVSNIDFFPSLPFFRSKSSRVENFVSGPLASQKDGVLVLRNKAPRWHEQLQCWCLNFHGRVTVASVKNFQLVASPENGPAGPQHEKIILQFGKVGKDLFTMDYRYPISAFQAFAICLSSFDTKIACE
- the LOC133881283 gene encoding tubby-like F-box protein 3 isoform X3, which encodes MAIIRSIIQDMRSRSERAVQDRAVEAVSDGLSQSCWANMPQELLREVLVRIEASESAWPPRKSVAACAGVCRSWREITREIVKAPEVSGKLTFPISVKQPGPRDSLLQCFIKRNRSTQTYFLYLSLTNALSDDGKFLLAARKWRRPTCTGYIISLDADDMSKGSGTYIGKLRSNFLGTKFTIFDGQPPHAGAKITKSRSTRLVNSKQISPRVPAGNYPVARISYELNVLGSRGPRRMQCSMDAIPASAIEPGGVAPTQTEFSVSNIDFFPSLPFFRSKSSRVENFVSGPLASQKDGVLVLRNKAPRWHEQLQCWCLNFHGRVTVASVKNFQLVASPENGPAGPQHEKIILQFGKVGKDLFTMDYRYPISAFQAFAICLSSFDTKIACE
- the LOC133881283 gene encoding tubby-like F-box protein 3 isoform X1, translating into MAIIRSIIQDMRSRSERAVQDRAVEAVSDGLSQSCWANMPQELLREVLVRIEASESAWPPRKSVAACAGVCRSWREITREIVKAPEVSGKLTFPISVKQPGPRDSLLQCFIKRNRSTQTYFLYLSLTNALSDDGKFLLAARKWRRPTCTGYIISLDADDMSKGSGTYIGKLRSNFLGTKFTIFDGQPPHAGAKITKSRSTRLVNSKQISPRVPAGNYPVARISYELNVLGSSSRGPRRMQCSMDAIPASAIEPGGVAPTQTEFSVSNIDFFPSLPFFRSKSSRVENFVSGPLASQKDGVLVLRNKAPRWHEQLQCWCLNFHGRVTVASVKNFQLVASPENGPAGPQHEKIILQFGKVGKDLFTMDYRYPISAFQAFAICLSSFDTKIACE